The genomic stretch TGAATACCTTAAGGTAAATTAGGGCCATGATATTAAATAGGCATAATTGGAGACACCTCTTGACCCCTTAAAATGTTGCTTATGCAACACTGTGAAAACATTTGAGTCAATTTACCTAGAATACAAAAATGGAGCAGCAAAGTTTTCTaaagtttatattatatgaaaAGAACATTCAGGGAACTTTAACAGGTTAAACATTCTATGAAAGAAAGGTTTACAGAACCTACAGTCGGAAACCCCAAAATCAGAAGCTGGGATTGTACGATAAATAAAAAGAGGCAAAAGAAATGGGAAGAAAGGAAACTGTGGAAAAATGGAGCACATTTGGAGCAGTTTATGCTAATGTGACAGAATCTTGAGTGGCATAAACATTTCTTTGAGgcaggagaggaaaagagatactacagactgaaagaaaaggatgaagtatggagagaggaaagaagaggaagtgagaaattgagagagagcgagagagaaatgCTTTTAGTCTGCGAGAGTCTCTTGCAACATgtttcacactgactgcacaatcagatcatctcacctcctgtgtgctctctctctctctctctctctcacacacacacacacacacacacacacacacacacacacacacacacacacacacacacacacacacacactttgagcactctaacacacactcttgcttGCTGCATAGTACAAAAGCACTTCTCTCAGCCTCATTTACCCTTGGCTCTTGTGCAGCATTGGGAAAATAAAGacagtctctgtgtctgtttcttctctctctctctctctctctctctctctctctctctctctcactctctctctctctctctctctcatgcacaccccacatgttttctttgcttttcatCTGTACTTTACTGCACGGCAGGACTGCTGTGGAAATTCCCTTTCATCTGCTTGAACCTGTAAAGGTTATGTCAATTTGGAGCCAAAGGTGCAACATAATAAACAGCTCATCGTCTCGTACATTTCTgcctttctcttctctccataCAACCATACAACTATTCGCCTTTTCTTCTAACTCTCCAGACTTCCTTTTCAACCTATCTTAGATATTCCTCTTTTACTCATCTCCCTAGTCTTTATTCTCTTAGCATGTCTTTATATCCGTCTTTCTACCTATCTTCACCCCCTTCTTGTTAGTAAAcccctgtgtgtgagagagagagagagagagagagagagagagatagagagagaaagcaagagagagagagagagagagagagagagagagagatgagctaATTAGATGGGGATGGGACAAGGAAAGAGGGAAGGCAAGCAGCagtggaggaggagaaagaaagggggatgaagaaaaaagaggagTGAAGGAGAGCAGCGTGAAGAGGCGGAGGATTAGCCACTGAGCCATCCCACTTCACCCATACAGGGTACCGTCGCCATGGCAATGTGGCAGAGCTGTGATCACAAACGCACGACAAGAGtgtatgcacgcacacacaaacacacatgcacacacacatgctcaggCACATATGCTTACCTAGACAAAAAAACTATGTTAAACAAGTGCACACATGCTTTTACCTTATACACACCTATATCTATTGTGCATTTATGCCATGAGtctatttagcttttttttaatttatcagcCAAATATTATCAGCCATTTTCAGCAGCAGAGAGAGTGCTTCCAGGTTTACCATGAATAGTGTGGTTGTTATTTGTGACAATATGTGAGAAATCAAAATGTAGAATTTTCCAGTATCCCTTTACCTACCAGGGGTCCGGGTTACATAAGAGCTAAACTATGTGCTTTCCGCGACGCCCTCTTTTCTACTGCTGTGCACACTCAGCACTCCTTCCATCTGAGGATTGTtacaaacatgtgtgtgtgtgtgtgtgtgtgtgtttgtgtgtgtgtgtgtgcactcactAGAGAACCATTGTGGTTACTGCCATGTGAGTATTAACCCTTTTATATACCGACACAGTGCCAGTATTGCTTTGTGAAAATAGGATGCAGACACAGAGATTATGGGTAAACCCTGCAGCTTATAATAGAACCCCAGATCCAGATCTTACATTTATAAGGCTTCAATCCTTCATTCAAGGTGACAtatatgtgcatttatttaGCCAATTATTTTGAATGTGTAGCTGTTCAAGccatatatattaatatgtgaTTGTCAATTGTTAAGAAgatgttttttcctttacaaaCCACTGATTCCTAGCTGCAAAATCCATCCCTGCCCCTGTCCCAAACCCctgacatcacacaccaccacccctATTGCTGCCCCAAACCTTTGACACGATCACCAACATCCCAAAAACTTAAAATCACTGACACCACCTCTAAATTCCTGGGGCCACTCGAAGACCTGCTTAAAGTGTTGCCATCTACACCCTGATAACAAGACCAATTCATGATGCAACCCACAAAACCCTAGAGTTCCTTATACATCTAACAAGATCCTGACACCACCCAAAAGCCCCTGAAACGGCATATAGGTCGACGATAACCCACAACCCTGCCAATGGCCCCAATCTTCTACTACCTCTACCAAGATCCTGAGACTCAAACTTTTGACGCCAACTCAAAGACCCTGGTGCTGTCCCAAATAGCCATTTACCACTCTTGACCTGCTGATGACACCCACAAGCCCTTGAAAATAGCCCTTATGCCACTTAACACCAACTTTCAAAATTCTGACACTCCAAAATCCAAACTTCAACACCAACACTCTAAACACTGTTCCCAAGCCCCCTAGACCAGCCTCAAGCCCCTCATGACCCTCAAGGCACCCAATGCCAACCCAAATGATCTGAAACTTTTCCCATGCCCCTAATCCCATTCCTGATCAGCAGAATTTTGATCCTTGAACTAAGGGCTGGCTGAACTGCAccatggtgaaaaaaaaattgtgaatcTATCAGCATAAACCTACAACAGCAAGAAGTAGATTTGTGTATGTGCAACCAATCAGTTACCTCTGGAAACATGAAATCATTAATGTCTTTGTCTTTTAAAGACAGCCACGTCTCTTCACCTCTCTTGTTGTCTCCAGCGACAGCACTAGGCTCCACTGTGGCTCCCTAACAGATGTTTCAGCCTCCATGTAGGAGGGAATTCCTTTTCCCAGAAAcaacaaagacaagaaagacaggGAAAACAACAACTTCAGAAAAGGAGCAACACAGAGATAGTCCTTTTTCCCCAGCTGGGTCCACAACCTTCTTGTCAGCTTTCTATCAGCTGTTTGTAGATTAGCTTCTCTATCGGACACTCTAATTCTGTCTGCAATGAGCCAGAACTATGGACTGAGCCAATATCAGGTCCTTCACTGGTGTATGGTGACACTGTTGGCACCAAGAAGGAAATGGCACATGTGGTGTCAGGTTGAAGGTCAGTGCTCCTTTGCCATCTTTATATGTCACTTTGCCTTGGAGGGGGAAACAAGATGCTGGTGTTAAACACAAACTATATCTATATTTACATTGGGCatatgtgatatatcaaaattTCACAATACTTAAAGATGTCTTACTGAATTTAGGCACAAATGGTTCTCACAATAGTCTCAGAAAGCAGATTGTtcaataatttatattatataatcaatttattaataatttttgtaatttatttaatttgttacgAAATTCATAACAATAAGCTGAACTCAATTTGTATAATAATTCAGATATGTTTTGGGACATGGCTAATGTTTTGAACATTATTTCTATAacatcatacaaataaaatcaaacaaaattaaatgacATCTTTTCTTGAACAAATTTGTACTAATCAGGTTGAATTTATCAGGATATTGGTATTGTCTTGTTGATCACCTTTATTTAACATACACAGATGAACAGAACACTTCTtatcaaataattatttgtcTGCTTTGCAAATGGTATTGCCATATGGTTATACAAGGAACTCTtcctgagtttgtgtgtgtgtttgaatgtatGGGATTTCTACTTTCTCTGATCCATTTGAGTGTTTCTCATAGTTTCCTGCCAAATTTCTAAGAGGCCTCTGGTGATAGACGGGGGAAAAGCATAGAGAAAGCCAAGACTGAGtgtagagatggagagaaagtaAAGAGGGTCTTAGAGCTCGAATGCATCTGATATTTAAACAAAGTCGGTatacttgtgtatgtgtgtgtgtgggtgcgtagATAATGGAGACCTCTCAGGAGAGACTATCAGCAGAATGGCAGGGAGTCCGGATAGAGCTGGAAGGTGACCCACTTTCACAAGGCTCCCTCCTGTCTCTGAACACACTCTGGCCCCATttcaaacagtgtgtgtttcaAGATGtggagccagagagagagagtggcagGGGAGGACCTCAGAataagagcaagagagagcaagaaacaCACTGTTCGATAGTGCTGATGTACAGATTTTATGTATCCTGCTTTGAATagagaaagtaaaataattacatCTGTACCTAATGTCCCATCAGTATAGTCAGtagttattatatttaattgataTTGTCTTGGCAATATTTTTGACATCTTTCCTGTATAAgcaaagtaaagaaaacaattGTTGCAGTAACTACTACTAGAATGctataataaatttttttaatcacaaatgTGAATAAGCTCTGAACCTGTCTCGGTCTGTTTAAAGATGGGATTCATTTTTCAAGGAAAAAACATTGGTAATACTCTCCTTAATGTCTGTCTCAGCCctctaattcaattcaattcaattcaattttccTCTTACAGAGCTTTAAATGATGGACATTGCtgcaatgcagctttacagaaatataaaaattctgaatataaatgataatattttacatttaaataatacttaagaagcaagccagaggcaatggGGGCTAGAAAAAACTCagagatgatataaggaagaaaccttgagaagaagcagactcaaaaaggaacccATTCGCATTTGGCTGACATTAGATCAGGGGTGGCTGGGTATTTCATGTAGTCACAATTCAATTGTTTATTGGCAAAATTCAACATCAAGCTTGAGACTGTCACCATAagtgacaataaataaacaaggtttttattcctttttcgTGTTGAAATCTTTAGTAAATCAAGTTTACAGCAAATGCTTTagaatttctttaaaatgtaaagtaaaatgaCAATTATTTGATCATGGGATCATATACCTTCAATAGAGAATAGGTTACTGATgaattacatcacacactgttcctgtCCTTGCTCTGTCTGCATGAACCTGTGGTGGCCATTGATAACGTTGACGTGCTAAACCAGTGATAATGTCAAAGATGGCCAGAATTCAAAATGGTCACCAACAATTTATCTCTGAAACATTGTACATagcttatacatatataattatatatttccaTTTGTAATGTAAGTGGGcagttgtgagctcaaatcccagggtTGCAAGTCAATTACTGCTATCCCCTGAATCAAGGCCCCTAAACCTTTAGCAGTCTTTCTTCATAAAAGCATTACATTGAGTTATATCCATTTGTACCTTaaggaacaaaaataaattaaaaactgaTTTCTCCACGAACACAAATAACCTGCATGCTCTGTCACACCTGTCTCTGTCACAACAGCCTGTAATGCTGTACTGGGACTCTTTTTAACTGTGAGAAACATGTAAATCCTTGTATAGCCTTAGATCAGACAGGCACATGTTTGTGCCAGTATTTCCAGTACAGTTTGATAATAAGTcagtaaacaaaagaaaggaCAAATTGCATAAATCACTTAGCAAAATGTAAGCAGcaagaatatttttataagAATTAGAAAATATACCACCGTCACTACACCGTTTCAGAGAAATCATGCTATCCGGTTACTGACTGTGTGTActtttacattgtgtgtgtgtgtgtgtgtgtgtgtgtgtgtgtgtgtgtgtgtgtgtgtgtgtgtgtgtgtgtgtgtgagtgagagagttagaGTGAGAGTTAGAGTGAGAGTTAGAGTGAGAGACTTCGGCCAGTAGGTGTCACCTTTCACCACCTTACAACGTTTTACaccttttttgtttaatatcgGCGTCCTATACGTGCATATTGTTAAATAATCACTGTAACTAACTAAACAAGTCATGATTGGTGTAATATGGCTGGACTCCATGAAATGCGGCACAATGCAAATTATTAGAGTACAAAATGTTCTCACAGCCGGCACTGATCTTTTCCCGGGAAAACTCGTACCACGTGTCTTCACAGCGGCCCGCTCGTTCTCGTGCACTTCTATTACTTTTTCTTTCCCACCCGAAATCATTTAACTCATACCTCCTCGTTTGTGATTGGCTAACAGGCCCTGTTCGTAAACAATACACTGGATTGACAGTGACACTGACCAATCAGCGGACGACTCGTGAGTTCGAACTCCCTGGGAAAGAAAGCGGTATTTCTCTGAATGCAGGTaggaaaaaaaccaaaaaaaaaaaaatctcgtTACATGCGGGTAAATTTCAAGATGGCGGGGCCGCATGGCGACAGACGGAGGAATTTAAACACCGGTTTCACCGAATTCGCAACACCAGATGCTTTCCAAGATGCTCAGGTTCGATTACCAATTAAATTTTGACAGTGTGTTTCACAGGAAGTTGCCGTTACGGCTGTTAATGCACGTTAATGTCGCGTCTCACTATAAACGTGGGCCACGTGGACGTTAACTTACAGTAAAACTCACTAGTGTCACGTTTAAAttgagattatatatatatatttatatattttaagccAATGGAGTTTGTTATTTCAATATTAACGAGTTGATTCGATAGTATTAAAAGTCACATAGATAGATTTGTATTATCTAAAGGTGGCGTCACGTATCAAACCGGAAAGGTGTGTAGCCGTGTGCGTGTCACAGAAAGTACACCGGTGAACCGAGCCACACTTTAACCCAAATCTCCAATTTAAACTATAGTATTTACAGCACAGGAACAGTGATCAGGTTCCATATAGCTATATACTAAGTGTTTTACTATCatatttataggaaaataaatatttatttatatctattttcCACATAAAAAGCATTTCTGGTTAGTCAAATAatttaaagtgtgaaaaaatgtgattatttaaattgctattattattattaattcctatgtttttaataaataaatatttggttACATGTGCAAGGAATAAAGCAGTAGAAGTCGTGctataatagaaaaataatcgcGCAGAGGATGGCGAGTTCTCACTCCCCTTTAAACCCAGCTATGCTACAAGCAAAGACAAAGCGACCGGCATGGTTCCTTTTTAATGAACTGGCAACTTCCGGTGAGtggatgtgggcgtgtccataGACGTGAAAAAGTTGAGAAGTTGGAGCGAATTTACGCAGCGACAACCAATGAGAGAGAAGACAGTCGAGCGCACGTGATCCGTCTCAAAGATCGCTCacagcttctccttcatctcctaTATGATATGAGTATacctgtatatgtgtatacCTGTGTAAAAATTTACACAGGTATACAGTAAAAATTTATATACgaatacatttatggcatttagcagacatgaGTGACTTATCATTCAAgttcatttatacagctgagcaattgaggtgtAATTAAGGGGCGTTGcaaaggggcccagcagtggcagcttagtggacctgggattcgaactcatgaccttctggtcagtagtccaacaccttaaccattaggcaaCCACATTATTACAGTGACAACTAGTAGTAGAAACCCCTACTGGCAACTTCATAGTACAGCGACTTGACAACTAGAAGCAATAAAataactgtatgtgtgaacataGCTTTATCTGTGATTTAGTTGCAGCTACAAAGACTGTCAAAGTTGCtgtaatggaaaataaatcaacactgTCAGAATCGTGACATCAACAGAGCTGTGGTTTGCATCGTAATAATCATTACAGCGGTGGAGTAAGCGTTTTATACGTAGTGAATATTTAGAGCTTCTtgtgttttagtttattttcaaGCTGTCAGAATTGTTGTCAGTGTTCTGTTGTCCTTGCATTAGTCACAGACAGAAGTGTAAGCAGTTTGTCGTTAAGCCACACAACCTGCTTTTCCTGTGCTCAGGGAATTAAGGAAAACATAGAGATAGATATGGATAATTTGTTGTGAAAGTAAAATATACAGATGTCTGCAGATGCTCTTGATATTCCCTTATTTGATGTAGCATCCTAACATGATACTGAATGTAGAATGtgtgaaaaatataaagatttggAAAATGTGCCAAACTCTCAGACAGGATTGTGCTTCAGAAGcagtgttttaatttttttttgtcatgtggaGGTCAGGTGAACATTTTGACAGCATGTTACTTAATATAGCCGTATCTTCCATTGTCACAGCTTGGTTCGTTGTGTTACCAGCGGGTTTGGCAAACCCGAGCAGATCGAAGCTACATGAGATTACAAACTGTTAAGTCACAGCATTTTAGGCACATATAATGTTCTTGGTTAagtacacaataaaaataactttttttcaTGATCATATAGATGTGAGTGGAATCTTTAGAatagttcattttaaaataaacgaTCAACGCAAAATCTTGATCTATAACAAAGTGGAGTAACAAAAAAGTAATGGGCACCGAACAGGAAGTAggcgagtgagagagatgagaacaTCTGGGATGGACTCGGAGCCCTGAGTAATAAATGATATGTATTGTGATGGCAAAACTAGTATTacattgaaaaagaaaacagtttaatgatttattgtctactttaaaaaaaaaaaaaaaagtaaacaggaataaaaaataatctgtaaaatatTCAATGTAAAAATACTTGCCCAGGATGCATGAGAGGTCTCAGcaaaatatattgtaatataccAAATATGATATTACACAAATATGATATTACATTGCCCAGCTCTAATTCCAAACAGCTGCCAGGATTTTACTATGTATTTATCGTTTCCATTTTTGTGAAGGTTGGATCTTCAAAAAGCCACAGCCTTGAATTTGCTGATGCTTTGGGCAGTACTTCAGGGTCCTTTCACAGCAGCCTGGAACCTTCCATTTTATCCATCTTTGAGGATTCATCTGCTGAAGAAGTGAGGAATTCGATCATTTagcctgtttttatttattttttcttcagttgTTGGCAAATGTTGTGTAACCTGTTAAATGTCTGACTGACtcaatttttataatttttatgtgTAATTATACATTTTAGGCAAAGATCCATATAGATGAGGAAAGCGAAGCGTCATTGCTATCTGCTTTCTCAGAGATGCTAGACAGCGTGATCGAAGACACCCTCTCCCCCTTTGACACAGTTCCTGACTCGAAACTTTTCATGGGCAAGAGGTGTCAGGAGTCCAGAGTAAGACTTTGAACTATTccattgttttaattttttttgccaatGAATTCAGTTGTGTAGGTGAATAATGATCAcatcattattgtttttattataattcttatttatttatttttaaaagttaaattGATTTTGTGTTTCTTCCCCAGGTAAGGTTGCATTGTCTAGACATAGAAGCTGCCCATTGTGCCACTAGATCCTTCACACCCTCGAATTCAAAAGTAAGAATGcacatctttgttttttttatttaaataacgttcattttatttgaatcaCAATGTCTCATGTTCAAAGTAGAACAACGTGTTTATACAATTACAGATTCAAACTTGAGTAAGATACCAAACTGCATTAAGGAAGAAATTGTTATCCAAGAAAGTGccataatgtatataatgtgtttaGATGGCCATAAGAGACACTTACTGCGCCACATCAACAAGTCTGTGTGACTTTACTAACGATCTGTAtgcttttaaaacacatttaaggcCACATATGCAGCCTGATAAACTTCAGTGCAAAACTAGAGTCACAGATGTCAGATACAAAAAATGTCTCTGATTGATTACATTTGGGGTAATGGAATACTTAGGAAAGTTAAACTCTTCCTTAAACACATTCATTCTTATATGGTTTCTTACCTTGTGCTATGCTTGATTTTGAACAGGCAGAGACCCTGATTTCAGACAGGAAGTTGAGACCTAGGCTCAACCGCAGGACCCAGAAAGCCACTGTACAGAGAAGTGATGGTGAGGAGGAAGACCTGAGTGAGACCAGGAGACGCCCCGTGAGAATATTCCGTATTGAGTCTGATGCAGACATGTGTACGGACGAACAGCAGGATGGATTCTTAAGTGTATCACTGGTGGAGCTGGTCAGGCACATGCATCCATACAGCCTCAGAGTAGCCATGGATAAGAAAGAAAGTCTCAGGTCTGTTGAGGATCTTCAGGATGATGATGTGTTTGTGGATGTTGTGGGTGATGATGACACAGAGGAGACACCTTTGGGCATGTCTGTTGTTAGCAATCCCTCTGACTTGGGTTCAGAGCAGATACTTCCCCAGCCACAAAGTCCTTCAGCATCTAGTGCTTTTTGTAACTCCAGTCAGGTGGACATGCTAAAGATGTGTTCATTGAACTGTGAGGAACAAAAGGAACAGGATGATACTGGTCAGAGAGCCTTTGCCAATCCAGGTAGTTCgaggaaaataaagaagaaggtAAGATTTGCCACTGATTTAGCATCGATTCATATTTACCAGGTTGAACATGAAGCACACAAAGGTGATGACCCTGATGCTTCATGTTCAGCAGAATACACAAATGACCTCAAAATGGCAGATGGTGATTCCCAAATTTCAGATTTGAGTGGGAACTTGGCTGAGGTAGCAAAGAAGACATCTCCTCAGAATGGCAACGCAAAACTCAAAACGCTCAGTCTTCAGGAGTACCGTCTCCTCCGCCAAAACACACTCccaaaggaagagagaaaaacagacttCAGAACCAAGTGGCCTTCAGTTTCCAAAGCCCCTAAAGAGCTCACCATCCTACCTTATATACCAGGTTACAACTCATCTCAGGTTAATGTTGAACCTCCATTCTACAACACCAAGACCTCAACTCGAGGAGCAGTGGCTAAGTCTAGAAGAAACCTTCACCTGCCCATAAAATCAGTTTTAAAGCAAAATACATTAGTCAGAAAGCCTGTGCAAGTTGTTGACCCACCAAATCCTGTCATTGTGTCCCTTCAGCCAGATCCTACGTTTGTGCAACCTCTTTCTAAAGAACAAAAGCTTATGCAAGAGGAAATTGGCGAGTCCCAGGCTAACCGGACAAATATAAATCCTTCTGCAGGAGTGCCGTCTAATTCTGTCACTCAAGAACAGCCTTTGATGGTTTTACCTGAGGATTCTTCAACAAGTTGTT from Tachysurus fulvidraco isolate hzauxx_2018 chromosome 2, HZAU_PFXX_2.0, whole genome shotgun sequence encodes the following:
- the si:dkey-93h22.8 gene encoding peroxisome proliferator-activated receptor gamma coactivator-related protein 1 isoform X3; this translates as MQVGSSKSHSLEFADALGSTSGSFHSSLEPSILSIFEDSSAEEAKIHIDEESEASLLSAFSEMLDSVIEDTLSPFDTVPDSKLFMGKRCQESRVRLHCLDIEAAHCATRSFTPSNSKAETLISDRKLRPRLNRRTQKATVQRSDGEEEDLSETRRRPVRIFRIESDADMCTDEQQDGFLSVSLVELVRHMHPYSLRVAMDKKESLRSVEDLQDDDVFVDVVGDDDTEETPLGMSVVSNPSDLGSEQILPQPQSPSASSAFCNSSQVDMLKMCSLNCEEQKEQDDTGQRAFANPGSSRKIKKKVRFATDLASIHIYQVEHEAHKGDDPDASCSAEYTNDLKMADGDSQISDLSGNLAEVAKKTSPQNGNAKLKTLSLQEYRLLRQNTLPKEERKTDFRTKWPSVSKAPKELTILPYIPGYNSSQVNVEPPFYNTKTSTRGAVAKSRRNLHLPIKSVLKQNTLVRKPVQVVDPPNPVIVSLQPDPTFVQPLSKEQKLMQEEIGESQANRTNINPSAGVPSNSVTQEQPLMVLPEDSSTSCSLTMSGIVKTNISALTSPVTVIPVQTCQENRVQTPVTGQFAEKRKQGFAREIGIEATDVTSLLEQFETQGLTPPATPPHQIWNPLTPLKARQRESPKPSPSKTIQIIEPKPLPPSKIQSKSQPSLSIPAPSLFLAFIDHDYCSTQDFSLSKNRALSDVYMHNRSLKVSRNHTSHIPMDNRTSCEVESLSGSVLLSPESSPCRLEARRTGEHAETRSCSHCTCSQSPPARGRTRRRHYRKRYRDSWSSSRSPSCSSSASSCSPPRKRYRSRHSESSSSSSSRSSSQSLSPSPNRGRQRCYRRSQSRSFSRSRSRSHSPQSDWKQKWSSWKRSAQREYYHMSQGEDAYRAKQKAIEERRVVYVGRIRGTMTKDELRERFALFGKIEDCTVHFRSRGDNYGFVTYYSTDDAFTAIEKGTKLRQPDELPFDICFGGRRQFCRSDYLDLDSSHDMVTTPRRSEDNALDFDALLKQAQRGLKT
- the si:dkey-93h22.8 gene encoding peroxisome proliferator-activated receptor gamma coactivator-related protein 1 isoform X2, giving the protein MRVNFKMAGPHGDRRRNLNTGFTEFATPDAFQDAQVGSSKSHSLEFADALGSTSGSFHSSLEPSILSIFEDSSAEEAKIHIDEESEASLLSAFSEMLDSVIEDTLSPFDTVPDSKLFMGKRCQESRVRLHCLDIEAAHCATRSFTPSNSKAETLISDRKLRPRLNRRTQKATVQRSDGEEEDLSETRRRPVRIFRIESDADMCTDEQQDGFLSVSLVELVRHMHPYSLRVAMDKKESLRSVEDLQDDDVFVDVVGDDDTEETPLGMSVVSNPSDLGSEQILPQPQSPSASSAFCNSSQVDMLKMCSLNCEEQKEQDDTGQRAFANPGSSRKIKKKVRFATDLASIHIYQVEHEAHKGDDPDASCSAEYTNDLKMADGDSQISDLSGNLAEVAKKTSPQNGNAKLKTLSLQEYRLLRQNTLPKEERKTDFRTKWPSVSKAPKELTILPYIPGYNSSQVNVEPPFYNTKTSTRGAVAKSRRNLHLPIKSVLKQNTLVRKPVQVVDPPNPVIVSLQPDPTFVQPLSKEQKLMQEEIGESQANRTNINPSAGVPSNSVTQEQPLMVLPEDSSTSCSLTMSGIVKTNISALTSPVTVIPVQTCQENRVQTPVTGQFAEKRKQGFAREIGIEATDVTSLLEQFETQGLTPPATPPHQIWNPLTPLKARQRESPKPSPSKTIQIIEPKPLPPSKIQSKSQPSLSIPAPSLFLAFIDHDYCSTQDFSLSKNRALSDVYMHNRSLKVSRNHTSHIPMDNRTSCEVESLSGSVLLSPESSPCRLEARRTGEHAETRSCSHCTCSQSPPARGRTRRRHYRKRYRDSWSSSRSPSCSSSASSCSPPRKRYRSRHSESSSSSSSRSSSQSLSPSPNRGRQRCYRRSQSRSFSRSRSRSHSPQSDWKQKWSSWKRQREYYHMSQGEDAYRAKQKAIEERRVVYVGRIRGTMTKDELRERFALFGKIEDCTVHFRSRGDNYGFVTYYSTDDAFTAIEKGTKLRQPDELPFDICFGGRRQFCRSDYLDLDSSHDMVTTPRRSEDNALDFDALLKQAQRGLKT
- the si:dkey-93h22.8 gene encoding peroxisome proliferator-activated receptor gamma coactivator-related protein 1 isoform X1, with the protein product MRVNFKMAGPHGDRRRNLNTGFTEFATPDAFQDAQVGSSKSHSLEFADALGSTSGSFHSSLEPSILSIFEDSSAEEAKIHIDEESEASLLSAFSEMLDSVIEDTLSPFDTVPDSKLFMGKRCQESRVRLHCLDIEAAHCATRSFTPSNSKAETLISDRKLRPRLNRRTQKATVQRSDGEEEDLSETRRRPVRIFRIESDADMCTDEQQDGFLSVSLVELVRHMHPYSLRVAMDKKESLRSVEDLQDDDVFVDVVGDDDTEETPLGMSVVSNPSDLGSEQILPQPQSPSASSAFCNSSQVDMLKMCSLNCEEQKEQDDTGQRAFANPGSSRKIKKKVRFATDLASIHIYQVEHEAHKGDDPDASCSAEYTNDLKMADGDSQISDLSGNLAEVAKKTSPQNGNAKLKTLSLQEYRLLRQNTLPKEERKTDFRTKWPSVSKAPKELTILPYIPGYNSSQVNVEPPFYNTKTSTRGAVAKSRRNLHLPIKSVLKQNTLVRKPVQVVDPPNPVIVSLQPDPTFVQPLSKEQKLMQEEIGESQANRTNINPSAGVPSNSVTQEQPLMVLPEDSSTSCSLTMSGIVKTNISALTSPVTVIPVQTCQENRVQTPVTGQFAEKRKQGFAREIGIEATDVTSLLEQFETQGLTPPATPPHQIWNPLTPLKARQRESPKPSPSKTIQIIEPKPLPPSKIQSKSQPSLSIPAPSLFLAFIDHDYCSTQDFSLSKNRALSDVYMHNRSLKVSRNHTSHIPMDNRTSCEVESLSGSVLLSPESSPCRLEARRTGEHAETRSCSHCTCSQSPPARGRTRRRHYRKRYRDSWSSSRSPSCSSSASSCSPPRKRYRSRHSESSSSSSSRSSSQSLSPSPNRGRQRCYRRSQSRSFSRSRSRSHSPQSDWKQKWSSWKRSAQREYYHMSQGEDAYRAKQKAIEERRVVYVGRIRGTMTKDELRERFALFGKIEDCTVHFRSRGDNYGFVTYYSTDDAFTAIEKGTKLRQPDELPFDICFGGRRQFCRSDYLDLDSSHDMVTTPRRSEDNALDFDALLKQAQRGLKT